Proteins encoded in a region of the Raphanus sativus cultivar WK10039 chromosome 8, ASM80110v3, whole genome shotgun sequence genome:
- the LOC130499047 gene encoding uncharacterized protein LOC130499047 has protein sequence MGFHLIFVNWVMQCISTVTYSFLINEEATGNVVPSRGIRQGDPMSPYVFILCGEVLSGLCREAQRDGSMTGIIIATKCPRINHLLFADDTMFFVRSSPQSCTALKDILAKYERASGQMINTSKSSISFSALTTQEDRNRVKQTLGIDQEGGVGKYLGLPELFGRKKRDLFASIIDRIKQRAVSWSSRQLSPAGKLTMLKSVLTAIPTFSMTCFLLPVSLCKRIQSVLTRFWWDDSDSTRKISWVSWETLTKPKSMGGLGLRDIQHFNKALLGKLAWKILTKPNCLLSRMLIGKYCQSDSFLRVTCSSSASHGWRGIIEGRNVIIQLLGKIIGNGNSTKLWHEPWLSVSTPTSMMGPITMDEKDLMVSDIMTRETGMWNREALMKHVPHLIDEILLIHPSSTGAEDAYAWLLNPTGDYSSKSGYLALHLNDSTTTRNSNIPDDFNWFKSVWGSAMMPKIQLFLWKVLQGAIPTGENLQKRGVLTNTNYIRCGAQETTNHLFFHCDFAKQVWELAPWTSPLQSETTISFGTELQTSSLRINLPPVGVSINIFPWIIWALWISRNLLLFEHRTLTPTTTMTRARVSAREWTLAQTTLPAPTGSIITPIATEPTTPDSMISCFTDASWIARTKHAGLAWIFTDRDKKELNRGSASTNHISSPLMAESLAIRAAMLHASTLGYTNIWIHSDSQELVRAINGKRGVMEIYGVLSDIVSLSLSFSLCRFTFISRSENGPADSLAKSALSFGHIGPSVV, from the coding sequence ATGGGTTTCCATCTCATCTTCGTCAACTGGGTAATGCAATGTATATCTACAGTGACGTACTCCTTCCTAATAAATGAAGAGGCTACAGGGAATGTCGTACCTTCACGCGGAATCCGCCAAGGGGATCCCATGTCTCCTTACGTGTTCATCCTCTGCGGTGAAGTTCTATCTGGCCTATGCAGGGAAGCTCAACGTGATGGCTCTATGACAGGAATCATAATTGCTACAAAGTGCCCACGCATCAACCACCTCTTGTTTGCCGATGACACCATGTTCTTCGTGCGTTCTAGTCCCCAAAGCTGCACAGCCCTTAAAGATATCCTCGCAAAATATGAAAGAGCATCAGGACAAATGATTAACACAAGTAAATCGTCAATTTCTTTCTCAGCTTTGACGACACAGGAGGACAGGAACAGAGTAAAGCAAACACTTGGTATCGATCAAGAAGGCGGGGTAGGGAAGTACCTTGGCCTACCTGAGTTATTTGGCAGGAAAAAGAGAGATCTCTTCGCGTCAATCATCGATCGAATCAAGCAAAGGGCAGTATCTTGGTCCTCTAGGCAGCTTTCTCCAGCAGGAAAACTGACCATGCTGAAATCCGTACTCACAGCTATCCCCACTTTCTCCATGACATGCTTCTTGCTCCCTGTCAGCCTCTGCAAAAGAATTCAGTCAGTTTTGACTCGCTTTTGGTGGGATGACAGTGATTCAACAAGAAAAATAAGCTGGGTATCGTGGGAAACGCTTACCAAACCCAAGAGCATGGGAGGGCTAGGCCTCAGAGACATACAACATTTCAACAAAGCACTCCTAGGCAAACTCGCGTGGAAAATCCTCACCAAGCCTAACTGTTTACTATCGAGAATGCTCATAGGGAAGTACTGCCAATCAGACTCCTTCCTTAGAGTAACCTGCAGCTCCTCTGCTTCTCATGGCTGGAGGGGGATCATTGAAGGCAGAAACGTCATCATCCAGCTTCTGGGTAAGATTATTGGAAACGGGAACTCCACTAAGCTATGGCATGAGCCATGGCTATCGGTGTCGACTCCTACGTCAATGATGGGCCCTATAACAATGGATGAAAAGGATCTTATGGTATCAGACATAATGACAAGAGAAACCGGAATGTGGAATAGAGAAGCTTTGATGAAACATGTACCTCACCTGATAGATGAAATCCTTCTCATACACCCGAGCTCAACTGGTGCAGAAGACGCCTACGCTTGGCTCCTTAACCCAACAGGCGACTACTCCTCGAAATCTGGCTATCTAGCACTACATCTCAACGACTCCACAACCACCCGTAACAGCAATATCCCTGATGATTTCAACTGGTTCAAATCAGTATGGGGCTCTGCTATGATGCCTAAGATTCAACTCTTCCTCTGGAAAGTGCTACAAGGAGCCATCCCAACAGGCGAAAATCTTCAAAAGCGTGGAGTCCTGACAAACACAAACTACATCAGGTGCGGCGCTCAGGAGACGACAAATCACCTGTTCTTCCATTGTGATTTTGCGAAACAGGTATGGGAACTAGCGCCATGGACCTCTCCTCTGCAATCGGAGACAACAATCTCCTTTGGAACTGAGCTCCAAACATCAAGCCTCCGCATCAATCTCCCACCGGTGGGAGTCTCAATCAACATCTTCCCCTGGATCATATGGGCGCTATGGATATCAAGGAACCTCCTGCTCTTCGAACACAGAACCCTCACGCCAACTACTACCATGACTAGAGCGCGGGTATCGGCAAGGGAGTGGACGCTAGCGCAGACGACATTACCAGCACCGACGGGATCGATCATTACCCCGATAGCAACGGAACCGACCACACCCGATTCAATGATCTCTTGCTTCACTGACGCTTCTTGGATCGCGAGAACTAAACATGCAGGCCTGGCTTGGATATTTACGGATCGAGACAAGAAGGAACTCAATCGAGGATCGGCGTCAACGAATCATATATCTTCTCCCCTCATGGCTGAGAGCCTGGCGATTAGAGCAGCGATGCTTCATGCCTCCACTCTCGGCTACACAAACATCTGGATACACTCAGATTCTCAAGAGCTCGTGAGAGCAATTAATGGGAAGCGAGGTGTGATGGAAATCTATGGAGTTCTGTCGGACATCGTCTCCCTGTCtctatctttttctctttgtCGCTTCACTTTCATCTCTAGATCAGAAAACGGACCTGCTGACTCCTTGGCAAAATCTGCTCTCTCATTTGGGCATATTGGGCCTAGTGTTGTATGA
- the LOC108818851 gene encoding probable chlorophyll(ide) b reductase NYC1, chloroplastic produces MVTLTKLQVYPRCLDHRLGFMDHQRVGSRLGVRERNHRVYVPRCESNLEKKKVERGRKREKEGNGLWDSLKSGVSKLGRPLSKDEYNQKVQNLEMVFSSVAVQIARYIVTMTSTGAILLIGFQLSGGDSSMNSLVWYSWLGGVIIGTMTGANMVLEDHYRAGPRNVVITGSTRGLGKALAREFLLSGDRVIVTSRSSESVDMTVKELEQNLKEIMSKASESDRKKLGYAKVVGIACDVCKPEDVEKLSSFAVEELGSINIWINNAGTNKGFRPLLDFTEDDIKQIVSTNLIGSILCTRGAMEVMSRQDNGGHIFNMDGAGSGGSSTPLTAVYGSTKCGLRQFHGSVVKESQKTKVGLHTASPGMVLTELLLSGSSIKNKQMFNIICELPETVARTLVPRMRVVKGSGKSVNYLTPPRILLAIVTSWLRRGRWFDDQGRALYAAEADRLRNWAENRTRLSLTDAMEMYTENTWVSVFSLSVVCAFIIVSSTTPSSFPGT; encoded by the exons ATGGTTACTTTGACGAAGCTTCAAGTATACCCACGATGTTTGGATCACCGACTCGGATTCATGGATCATCAACGGGTCGGGTCAAGATTGGGTGTTAGAGAGCGTAACCATAGGGTTTATGTGCCTCGGTGTGAGAGTAATTTAGAGAAGAAAAAGGTTGAAAGAGGGAGAAAGCGTGAGAAAGAGGGAAACGGGTTGTGGGATTCTCTCAAATCTGGTGTTAGCAAGTTGGGGCGGCCCTTATCTAAGGATGAGTATAATCAGAAAGTTCAAAATTTAGAGATGGTTTTCTCTTCG GTTGCTGTTCAAATTGCTAGATACATTGTGACGATGACGAGCACTGGAGCTATTCTCTTGATTGGGTTTCAATTGTCAG GTGGAGATAGTTCGATGAATTCATTGGTTTGGTATAGCTGGCTCGGTGGAGTTATCATTGGAACTATGACCGGTGCTAACATGGTTTTGGAAGATCATTACCGAGCCGGTCCACGTAATGTTGTTATAACCGGAAG CACGAGGGGACTAGGGAAAGCACTTGCTAGAGAGTTTCTTCTCTCTGGAGACAGAGTCATTGTTACATCTCGCAG TTCTGAATCTGTTGATATGACTGTGAAAGAGCTTGAGCAAAACCTCAAAGAGATTATGAGTAAAGCTAGTGAATCAGATAGAAAGAAACTTGGTTATGCTAAAGTGGTTGGTATTGCTTGTGATGTTTGTAAACCAGAGGACGTTGAGAAGCTTTCGAGTTTCGCTGTAGAAGAGCTTGGTTCCATTAACATATGG ATCAACAATGCTGGTACTAACAAAGGCTTTAGACCGCTGCTTGATTTCACGGAAGATGATATCAAACAGATTGTGTCCACAAACTTGATAGGATCGATTCTATGCACACGAGGGGCGATGGAAGTGATGAGTAGACAGGACAATGGTGGACACATCTTTAACATGGATGGTGCTGGTTCTGGAGGCTCTAGCACTCCTCTCACGGCTGT ATATGGGTCAACAAAATGTGGACTTAGGCAATTTCATGGTTCTGTTGTGAAAGAATCCCAAAAGACAAAAGTTGGCTTGCACACTGCTTCCCCGGGCATGGTTCTCACCGAACTTCTTCTCAG TGGTTCGAGTATAAAAAACAAGCAGATGTTTAACATAATCTGCGAGCTTCCCGAGACGGTAGCTAGAACGCTAGTACCACGAATGCGTGTTGTCAAAGGTTCAGGGAAATCAGTCAATTACCTAACTCCTCCAAGGATATTGCTAGCTATCGTCACTTCCTGGCTCAGGAGAGGCCGGTGGTTTGACGACCAA GGACGGGCGTTATATGCAGCGGAAGCAGACAGACTAAGGAACTGGGCAGAGAACCGGACGAGGTTGTCGTTAACAGACGCGATGGAGATGTATACTGAGAATACTTGGGTCTCTGTTTTCTCTCTTTCTGTTGTTTGTGCATTCATCATCGTATCAAGCACCACACCTAGCTCTTTCCCAGGCACTTGA
- the LOC130498392 gene encoding uncharacterized protein LOC130498392 isoform X1 → MGVKEQGQTMEATLNQQFAALQKLKNETARLEKGTKTLGQRPQPGKRRFGDVSEAVYVEPKPPDPSRINHTPISKTHNHHVVNSRFDYNSFADKVELFKFSGKEGYLRWERNLDKWFHYNNIQKKERLSYAIDQLKDEAFKWWVQEVDDRWFYKEPTIKTWRDLKVIMRYEFAPEIKSSDIQEIYPRRYQTQGSKEARKDVAQEGQRGLLQQDKFQPNQGHAIVHCLDQKSDITKATEISRSVSKNTLIRTKAKPMLDTMQVKAKVSPTHDNLVHESSTTCMMHLSLSKSINTCIKEQEFKGDEPPGVNLVRDQKIVQDTKQSMMLNKAKTVLEVSHQGKCLTPSLDANTDVCVLGTGSKNESYMLTKEPDHKVSHEPSHMRKPKSEQLIVQIPKPMVSFIFDQHVLNISMKRLMHLSCPRECEIFSGTKGEYTAQKEETQSMKLQDAESMPLESAPMMNRTEATRSVECHQPQKRCNAKVHSRGVILSYLLKEEPPDAQPIPKPKQYQGYKVSRSKPCQDGGDVVVTKSMVRPESHQTFQTGHFGDTNDIGPIPGEYLNNQKVFCHESKFPRRPIHQGFTEAWNYKKLFTEEEVMNFTNRRFSSQSIYEHQTLEDDFSPTMKRPFPESIMGFKRDSLSIHRVRNQANWFREYQDTINFPKPVKLTLIWESCQPIRFGPYQTYLRSPGDHLNHPEDI, encoded by the exons ATGGGAGTGAAAGAACAAGGCCAAACTATGGAGGCCACACTGAACCAACAATTTGCAGCTCTACAAAAGCTCAAAAATGAGACTGCTCGGTTGGAGAAAGGAACCAAAACACTaggccaacgtccacagccaggaaaaagaagatttggagatgtatcagaggctgtctatgtcgagcctaagccaccagatccttcaaggatcaatcatactccaatttctaaaacccacaaccatcatgttgttaattctcggtttgattataactcttttgctgataaagttgaactctttaaattttcaggaaaagaaggttatcttagatgggaaAGAAACCTTGATAAGTGGTTTCACTACAACAACATCCAGAAAAAGGAGAGGTTGTCTTATGCCATTGATCAACTAAAAGATGAAGCTTTTAAATGGTGGGTACAAGAAGTAGATGATAGgtggttttacaaggagccaactatcaaaacgtggaGAGATCTTAAGGTAATCATGAGatatgagtttgcaccagagATTAAGAGTTCTGATATCCAGGAAATATATCCAAGGAGATATCAAACTCAGGGTTCCAAAGAAGCAAGGAAAGATGTAGCACAAGAAGGTCAAAGAGGCTTGCTTCAGCAAGACAAATTTcagccaaaccaggggcacgccattgtccatTGTTTAGACCAGAAGAGTGACATCACAAAGGCCACGGAGATAAGTAGAAGTGTCAGCAAAAACACTTTGATCAGAACCAAAGCAAAACCAATGCTAGATACTATGCAAGTaaaggctaaggtaagtcctaCACATGATAATTTGGTTCATGAATCATCTACCACTTgtatgatgcacttgtctttgtccaaGAGTATTAATACATGTATTAAAGAGCAAGAATTCAAAGGAGATGAACCACCAGGCGTGAATCTTGTGAGGGACCAGAAGATAGTTCAAGACACAAAGCAGTCCATGATGCTTAATAAAGCAAAAACAGTATTAGAAGTATCAcaccaaggtaagtgtttaacaCCATCTTTAGATGCTAACACTGATGTGTGTGTACTTGGAACAGGGAGTAAAAATGAAAGCTATATGCTTACTAAGGAACCAGACCATAAGGTAAGTCATGAACCATCTCACATGaggaaaccaaaatctgaacaatTGATTGTTCAAATTCCAAAACCTATGGTAAGTTTCATTTTTGATCAGCATGTTCTTAATATTTCCATGAAgagattaatgcacttgtcttgtccaagagaatgtgaaatattttcaGGAACCAAGGGGGAGTACACAGCCCAAAAAGAAGAAACACAATCCATGAAGTTACAAGATGCTGAATCAATGCCATTAGAATCAGCCCCAATGATGAATAGAACTGAGGCTACCAGAAGTGTGGAGTGCCATCAACCTCAGAAGAGATGCAATGCCAAAGTACATAGCAGAGGCGTGATCCTATCATATCTGCTGAAAGAAGAACCACCTGATGCACAGCCCATCCCCAAACCGAAACAATACCAAG GATATAAAGTTTCGAGGTCGAAACCTTGTCAAGATGGAGGAGATGTTGTGGTCACAAAATCCATGGTTCGACCAGAGTCTCATCAAACcttccaaaccggccactttggagatACCAACGACATAGGTCCAATCCCAGgcgaatatctcaacaaccagaaggtcttttgtcatgaatccaAATTTCCTAGAAGGCCAATTCATCAAggattcactgaggcttggaattacaagaaactcttcacggaggaagaagttatgaattttacaaaccggaggttctccagccagTCCATCTACGAGCACCAGActttagaagatgatttcagcccaaccatgaagaggccctttccagaatcaatcatgggCTTCAAGAGGGATTCATTATCTATCCATAGAGTCCGgaatcaggcgaattggttcagggaataccaagatacaatcaatttcccaaaaccagTCAAACTGACATTAATTTGGGAAAGTTGTCAACCAATTCGATTTGGTCCATACCAGACTTATCTACGGAGTCCAGGAGACCATCTTAACCATCCAGAAGACATTTAA
- the LOC130498392 gene encoding uncharacterized protein LOC130498392 isoform X2, with amino-acid sequence MGVKEQGQTMEATLNQQFAALQKLKNETARLEKGTKTLGQRPQPGKRRFGDVSEAVYVEPKPPDPSRINHTPISKTHNHHVVNSRFDYNSFADKVELFKFSGKEGYLRWERNLDKWFHYNNIQKKERLSYAIDQLKDEAFKWWVQEVDDRWFYKEPTIKTWRDLKGSKEARKDVAQEGQRGLLQQDKFQPNQGHAIVHCLDQKSDITKATEISRSVSKNTLIRTKAKPMLDTMQVKAKVSPTHDNLVHESSTTCMMHLSLSKSINTCIKEQEFKGDEPPGVNLVRDQKIVQDTKQSMMLNKAKTVLEVSHQGKCLTPSLDANTDVCVLGTGSKNESYMLTKEPDHKVSHEPSHMRKPKSEQLIVQIPKPMVSFIFDQHVLNISMKRLMHLSCPRECEIFSGTKGEYTAQKEETQSMKLQDAESMPLESAPMMNRTEATRSVECHQPQKRCNAKVHSRGVILSYLLKEEPPDAQPIPKPKQYQGKVLESQKRIKADLLYLGAGYKVSRSKPCQDGGDVVVTKSMVRPESHQTFQTGHFGDTNDIGPIPGEYLNNQKVFCHESKFPRRPIHQGFTEAWNYKKLFTEEEVMNFTNRRFSSQSIYEHQTLEDDFSPTMKRPFPESIMGFKRDSLSIHRVRNQANWFREYQDTINFPKPVKLTLIWESCQPIRFGPYQTYLRSPGDHLNHPEDI; translated from the exons ATGGGAGTGAAAGAACAAGGCCAAACTATGGAGGCCACACTGAACCAACAATTTGCAGCTCTACAAAAGCTCAAAAATGAGACTGCTCGGTTGGAGAAAGGAACCAAAACACTaggccaacgtccacagccaggaaaaagaagatttggagatgtatcagaggctgtctatgtcgagcctaagccaccagatccttcaaggatcaatcatactccaatttctaaaacccacaaccatcatgttgttaattctcggtttgattataactcttttgctgataaagttgaactctttaaattttcaggaaaagaaggttatcttagatgggaaAGAAACCTTGATAAGTGGTTTCACTACAACAACATCCAGAAAAAGGAGAGGTTGTCTTATGCCATTGATCAACTAAAAGATGAAGCTTTTAAATGGTGGGTACAAGAAGTAGATGATAGgtggttttacaaggagccaactatcaaaacgtggaGAGATCTTAAG GGTTCCAAAGAAGCAAGGAAAGATGTAGCACAAGAAGGTCAAAGAGGCTTGCTTCAGCAAGACAAATTTcagccaaaccaggggcacgccattgtccatTGTTTAGACCAGAAGAGTGACATCACAAAGGCCACGGAGATAAGTAGAAGTGTCAGCAAAAACACTTTGATCAGAACCAAAGCAAAACCAATGCTAGATACTATGCAAGTaaaggctaaggtaagtcctaCACATGATAATTTGGTTCATGAATCATCTACCACTTgtatgatgcacttgtctttgtccaaGAGTATTAATACATGTATTAAAGAGCAAGAATTCAAAGGAGATGAACCACCAGGCGTGAATCTTGTGAGGGACCAGAAGATAGTTCAAGACACAAAGCAGTCCATGATGCTTAATAAAGCAAAAACAGTATTAGAAGTATCAcaccaaggtaagtgtttaacaCCATCTTTAGATGCTAACACTGATGTGTGTGTACTTGGAACAGGGAGTAAAAATGAAAGCTATATGCTTACTAAGGAACCAGACCATAAGGTAAGTCATGAACCATCTCACATGaggaaaccaaaatctgaacaatTGATTGTTCAAATTCCAAAACCTATGGTAAGTTTCATTTTTGATCAGCATGTTCTTAATATTTCCATGAAgagattaatgcacttgtcttgtccaagagaatgtgaaatattttcaGGAACCAAGGGGGAGTACACAGCCCAAAAAGAAGAAACACAATCCATGAAGTTACAAGATGCTGAATCAATGCCATTAGAATCAGCCCCAATGATGAATAGAACTGAGGCTACCAGAAGTGTGGAGTGCCATCAACCTCAGAAGAGATGCAATGCCAAAGTACATAGCAGAGGCGTGATCCTATCATATCTGCTGAAAGAAGAACCACCTGATGCACAGCCCATCCCCAAACCGAAACAATACCAAGGTAAGGTTCTAGAATCTCAAAAGAGAATTAAAgctgacttgctctatcttggtgcaGGATATAAAGTTTCGAGGTCGAAACCTTGTCAAGATGGAGGAGATGTTGTGGTCACAAAATCCATGGTTCGACCAGAGTCTCATCAAACcttccaaaccggccactttggagatACCAACGACATAGGTCCAATCCCAGgcgaatatctcaacaaccagaaggtcttttgtcatgaatccaAATTTCCTAGAAGGCCAATTCATCAAggattcactgaggcttggaattacaagaaactcttcacggaggaagaagttatgaattttacaaaccggaggttctccagccagTCCATCTACGAGCACCAGActttagaagatgatttcagcccaaccatgaagaggccctttccagaatcaatcatgggCTTCAAGAGGGATTCATTATCTATCCATAGAGTCCGgaatcaggcgaattggttcagggaataccaagatacaatcaatttcccaaaaccagTCAAACTGACATTAATTTGGGAAAGTTGTCAACCAATTCGATTTGGTCCATACCAGACTTATCTACGGAGTCCAGGAGACCATCTTAACCATCCAGAAGACATTTAA